Genomic DNA from Chaetodon auriga isolate fChaAug3 chromosome 18, fChaAug3.hap1, whole genome shotgun sequence:
CACTGTAGGCTGTATAACTAATGGTTGCTGGCTTAACCTCTGTCCGCCTGCTCCAGTTTGACCTCACTGGCCATCAAATGTTCGCCATGCCatttcttcatgtgtttctcCAGCGTGCTGTAGACACTGAAGGGCATATGGCAGATGTCGCAGCGGTAAACCTCCTTACCAAATTGCCCATGGGTCTTCATGTGGCGTGTCAGCTTGGAGCTCTGGGCGCAGGCGTAGCTGCACAGGTCGCACTTGTAGGGCCGTTCCCCCGTGTGGCTGCGTCGGTGCACCGTCAGGTTGCTGCAGTTCTTGAACACCTTACCACAGTACTCGCAGGTgtcattcctcctctccttggAGCTTGGGGGCCTGCCGGGTCCAGGTCCCCGCAGGAGGTGAGGAGTGCTGCTGCCGCTGCGGCCCGAGgcactccctccctccatcagtTCCCCAGGCGGGGTGGAAAAGCGGAGGCTTCCTGTCTCTGAGGAGGAGTGCTCGGAGGAGGTGGCAAACGGCGACTGACGGGAATCTGTGAATCCCAGGAAGGGTTCTCTGATGAAGTGGCGTGAAGCAGCGTAGCCAGCTAAGAGCTGAGAGTAGACATTCTCAGGGGAGATGAGGGGTATGGCTGGGGGAAGGTCCAGCTGTTCCTTCTCTATCTTGATTCTCTTGTTGTTGGAGGGGCTGGGACTGGTGATGGGGGTGGGCCGACGCTGGAACAGCCCAGGGAAGGAAACTGCTTCAGATACACTGATCCTGCCGTTCATCACAGGCCTGTGGTCCTCCTGCTCATCTcgctctctgtcctgctccctctcattctctctttctctttctgcttcacCCCTCTCTCCACCATCTCCATTAGGTTGTCTGTCCAGGCTTCTCTTGTTAGGGTTAAGTTTAAGGTGATTGTCCAGGTGGTTGTATGGGTGCATGATGCCCACCCCGCCACTGTCATTTACTCTGTCCCCGCTCAGGGGTTTGTCGTCGGAAGACTGTCGAGGGCCATTCTCCGTATTCTGGCTGAACTCCTGGGAGTCCTCACTTAAGTTGGAGTCTGGCCGACTTCCATTCCTcagttcttcctcctcttcctcttcctcctcctcttcttcctcctcttcatcctcctcctcctcattgtcCATCCCCATCACTCTTGGATCACCCTCTCTACTcttttcttcactctctcctccctctgttctaTTTCCCTGTTCTGGGGAGCCACTCATGGACCCAGACTTGTTGTGCATATGTGTCTTCATGTGCCTCTTAAGCTTGCTGGCCTGGGAACAGGCATGATCACATAGATGACACTTGTACGGCCTCTCTCCTGTGTGACTGCGCCTGTGGACGATCAGGTTGCTCTGGAACTTGAAAATCTTGCCACAGAACTCACAGGATTTGGACTTCCCCGGGGTCTGGTTCTGTCCCTGGGCGTCAGGAGGGCTGGAAGTACCGTGTCCCCCCTGAGAAGTTGGTGGCTGTGGGGTGTATGTGAGAAACGATGGGGGCTTGGCACCAGGCTGGAAAAGTGTGGGACTCAGCAGGCGGTGCATGGGTGGCACacggttgggtgagagaggaggtgtgGGCCCCCCATTATTGGTCGTGTTGCCCGCCAGTTCCCTTAGACGTCGGGAGAAGTCCATGGAGGTAGGCTCCAAGGGGGTCATCCGCATCACCCTCTCAAAGGCACTGGGGTGCTGGGACAGCAGCCCCATCTCCTCGGGGCCCAGCCGCTCTAGGGGGGGTCTAGGGGGTGGTGGAGGGCTGACAAAGGGTGGCGTTGCAGGCAGCCGGGTTTCCAAATACCCCGGGGGAGGAGGGTGTTCCCTGAGCAGGGGCGCAGCCATGCGGAGGAGGTGGAATGGGTTGTTGGTGTCACCAAGGAAAGTGGGGAGAGGGGAGCGGGGCAGGGCATCAGTGCATGGCGGCGGAGGCAGAGCCATGCGGGGAGTGAGGGAGCAGTTGACTGGGTGGTTGTCCAGGTAGATACGGATGCCATGAGTGTGCTGGGCATGCTGAAGCAGGAACCAGGCGCTGGTGAAGGTCTGCTTACAGGTTGTGCAGATGTAGCTGGATGGCTCATCTTTATCTGTgggcaaagagaaagaaaatcactATCAATACTGAAAAAACCAAATCCAAATaacatatgcaaaaaaaaaaaaaaaaaacacaacgaTTTACACCAACATATTACTTTACAATGCCTGCAAGTTTATAAACAAAATAAGTGAATGTATGTGGAGTTTAAGAAAATTAATTATACCACGTATAGTTAGTCCAACTTTCtgtttgtatctgtgtatgAGGGTCCTCCACGGGCTTTGTCTGTATGCATATGaatttttgagtgtgtgtgtgtctacggGCTAATGCAGATGGCAGGTACTGCCCTAAGGCCACGACACATTATGCTAATTCTAATGTCAGCTAGGCTTTAATATACAGATCCATCTCGTCTACTCTGTCATTTCCATATGGAGACAGGGGAGGcagtaatggaaaaaaaaacccacaccaacgggggaaaaaaggaaatatgggaagggagagggagggagggtgagatgTGGcattagagagaaagagagacacacaaaaggagagacaggagaggtgATGGAGACGATGTGCAAAACAGTAAAGACCCCTGCGGTCTTAACACAGCATCCACATTAAATAAAGCTCTACGTCACTGGTGTAATAACAAGTACAGTAAAATG
This window encodes:
- the bcl11bb gene encoding B-cell lymphoma/leukemia 11B isoform X1, translated to MSRRKQVNPQHLSLTHRETIQAESNHDSGAGSPSPEPSTPSPRRVGPGEHDLLTCGQCQTNFPLGDILVFIEHKRRLCRGPRNRPGSFSKPGETGGVTGIVISPRARSLELGRGSIPVEVGIQVTPGGEEDVARSLTPAKGICPKQERGDKDEPSSYICTTCKQTFTSAWFLLQHAQHTHGIRIYLDNHPVNCSLTPRMALPPPPCTDALPRSPLPTFLGDTNNPFHLLRMAAPLLREHPPPPGYLETRLPATPPFVSPPPPPRPPLERLGPEEMGLLSQHPSAFERVMRMTPLEPTSMDFSRRLRELAGNTTNNGGPTPPLSPNRVPPMHRLLSPTLFQPGAKPPSFLTYTPQPPTSQGGHGTSSPPDAQGQNQTPGKSKSCEFCGKIFKFQSNLIVHRRSHTGERPYKCHLCDHACSQASKLKRHMKTHMHNKSGSMSGSPEQGNRTEGGESEEKSREGDPRVMGMDNEEEEDEEEEEEEEEEEEEEELRNGSRPDSNLSEDSQEFSQNTENGPRQSSDDKPLSGDRVNDSGGVGIMHPYNHLDNHLKLNPNKRSLDRQPNGDGGERGEAERERENEREQDRERDEQEDHRPVMNGRISVSEAVSFPGLFQRRPTPITSPSPSNNKRIKIEKEQLDLPPAIPLISPENVYSQLLAGYAASRHFIREPFLGFTDSRQSPFATSSEHSSSETGSLRFSTPPGELMEGGSASGRSGSSTPHLLRGPGPGRPPSSKERRNDTCEYCGKVFKNCSNLTVHRRSHTGERPYKCDLCSYACAQSSKLTRHMKTHGQFGKEVYRCDICHMPFSVYSTLEKHMKKWHGEHLMASEVKLEQADRG
- the bcl11bb gene encoding B-cell lymphoma/leukemia 11B isoform X2, with translation MSRRKQVNPQHLSLTHRETIQESNHDSGAGSPSPEPSTPSPRRVGPGEHDLLTCGQCQTNFPLGDILVFIEHKRRLCRGPRNRPGSFSKPGETGGVTGIVISPRARSLELGRGSIPVEVGIQVTPGGEEDVARSLTPAKGICPKQERGDKDEPSSYICTTCKQTFTSAWFLLQHAQHTHGIRIYLDNHPVNCSLTPRMALPPPPCTDALPRSPLPTFLGDTNNPFHLLRMAAPLLREHPPPPGYLETRLPATPPFVSPPPPPRPPLERLGPEEMGLLSQHPSAFERVMRMTPLEPTSMDFSRRLRELAGNTTNNGGPTPPLSPNRVPPMHRLLSPTLFQPGAKPPSFLTYTPQPPTSQGGHGTSSPPDAQGQNQTPGKSKSCEFCGKIFKFQSNLIVHRRSHTGERPYKCHLCDHACSQASKLKRHMKTHMHNKSGSMSGSPEQGNRTEGGESEEKSREGDPRVMGMDNEEEEDEEEEEEEEEEEEEEELRNGSRPDSNLSEDSQEFSQNTENGPRQSSDDKPLSGDRVNDSGGVGIMHPYNHLDNHLKLNPNKRSLDRQPNGDGGERGEAERERENEREQDRERDEQEDHRPVMNGRISVSEAVSFPGLFQRRPTPITSPSPSNNKRIKIEKEQLDLPPAIPLISPENVYSQLLAGYAASRHFIREPFLGFTDSRQSPFATSSEHSSSETGSLRFSTPPGELMEGGSASGRSGSSTPHLLRGPGPGRPPSSKERRNDTCEYCGKVFKNCSNLTVHRRSHTGERPYKCDLCSYACAQSSKLTRHMKTHGQFGKEVYRCDICHMPFSVYSTLEKHMKKWHGEHLMASEVKLEQADRG